In Sparus aurata chromosome 5, fSpaAur1.1, whole genome shotgun sequence, the genomic window AAAGGCCTTTgtgaagtcaacaaaacatgcgtaggcctttcctttcttcttgtctAATTCTTGCTCAATCAGGGTGTGGAGGGTATAGATGTGGTCTGTTGTGCGAAAATTTGGTAAGAATCCAATCTggcatttattcaaaacatttcgGTCATTGATAAAACTGATAAGtcttttattaataattttgCAAAAGGTTTTTCCCAAGTTACTATTTACACAGATTCCACGGTAATTATTAGGGTCATATTTATCTCCAATTTTATAAAGTGGTGTTATTAAACCTTTATTCCATATGTCAGGAAAAGTGCCAACTGCTAGAATTATATTCAAAAGTTTGAGTATGGCCAATTTTAATTTATGGtcagaatatttgatcatttcatttAGGATGCTGTCGACTCCACAGGCCTTTTTAGCTTTCAGGGATTGGATGCTTTCCGTCAGTTCCTGCTCTGTTATTGAAGCATCTATAGGGTTTTGGTTGTCTTTAATTACTAATTCTAAAGTTTTCCACTTggcgtgtgttttgttttggtcactgTTCTTTGCAAAATTGCTGTATAACTCagtaaaataattcatccaAATGCTGCCATTTTGTATTGCCAATTGATCTTGTTGTGTATTGTTTAGAGTGTTCCACTTCTGCCAGAACTGGTTTGATAGATAGATTAGATAGATTCTTCTATTTCAGAGAGCTGGGTTCTGGTGTGTTGGTCTTTCTtagctctcagtgtgtgtttatattgttttaaggTGTCATAGTAGACATATATTTTGGTTATTTGGGTCTCTATGTTTTTCGTTTGATAACTTTCTTAAAGTTTTCCTTATATTTGTGCAGTCGTTGTCAAACcatttgttattgtgtgtttgttttggttaatGATTAGATGTTTTCAAGTGTGAGAACTTTGCCAATTTATCAAAAATTGCGTTAATTTTGCCTACAGCAGTGTTTACACCATCATTATTATGGGGAAATATTTCAAAAAGAAATAGATCGATTGAATATTGGATTTTGGAATTTTCAAATGCCTTTTGGTAGCTCTCCATGCTGTCTGATTTCCatctgtatgaatgtgtggtGTTGTACAgttctcgttctctctctctctctctctctctctctctctctctctctctctctctctctctctctctctctgtcttcaaaataaaagctttacattgcaccccagtggtgtttagaactgggttcttagcgtgggggcttttaatttgaaagtagcgaccgttcatagagagagagagagagagagcagaaccgcagcagacagagaagcggctttataggctcaacacattcacaacaccatattaccaGGAAATAGTACGGTAACCGTGGAATTTTTATACCGCCGTgttttgacatccctttgcacaacaggaatttatgtattcattaaaaaacacacaaaaagggcactttagaatacgaggcaaaaagggctggggctcaagcaccctttgggccttatgtgtgcacgtgcctgttGATAGATCAGATCTGAATCGATATCTATGTGATTCAACAGCAACATGACAGCGGTGTTTGCTGCCTGGCTCTGTCTGCTCATGGTGCGTTTAAAGGCGGCTCGGAAAAACGTGCTTCCACGGGTTAGAAATTAATTGAGTAGTTATAATGGCTGTAAAAACTGCAGGGACAGAGGGCACTGATACGGGAAGTGCGGGGGACTTGTCCAATTGCAGTCCTTTACCACCACCCAATCTCTAGGTTGCAAAGAATCCAATGGTTCTTGGAATGGTACTGTTAGGGCTGCTTTCACCTGTGCATGGCTAGACTTTAAAGAGTTGGagaaattaataatcaataattcaaCATAGAATCACCAGTTTCTTACCCCCTGGGGAGGACATACCTGTATTCATGATAATCTCAAACAAGGACAAACCTGTATTAGCTTTCCCTCGTCCCCTCATACACATTAGCaccatgagttttttttttttaccaaggtTTTCTTCAGCAGGATGAAAACTTAAAAGAATGTTTCCTTCCCTTCTTTTCGATTTCCAAATCAATTACAGATAGAGGTGTAGTAAAATTTTCTATTACTGGTATACCTCCTGtctatccacctgtttcctcgggagcctatgggggctgccatgacagataactacttccgccggcggttttctgtttcctgttgccttgcaactgcacgAGGGCctctgccgctaagctagccctaaacaactagcgttaggtcataagtgctaaattgtttttaaaatgagctcaggtacaacatgtgccgttgttggttgccacaacaattcatgaaaattgaagtttttttcagaaacgtctcgtgtagtacatcaaccacttagacaaacttgtccgtgccctgcgccctacacgccatgctgaggaaggaggaacagaGACTAGCGctgctcgcggctttgacactaaaataaatatttgggtttatgaatatcttccacagaatagctgctgcatgactttcctaaccaacgtccgagcagccgcctgtctccacgacttcactttccttcagcattatccatgctgtatgtttagcttgacactctggctgggcgctGCTACCTTCAGAAataactcgctgtgtttcttcaacagtactttccctatgttgttactgtgcaggtagttgtatgctttctgtgcttttgtaactgcgtaattctccgacgtcaacatcttcagaaaatataagataagcattagACCCATTAGCacggcattagcccgacgttagctacatcgctaacgtcgggctaatgccgtgctaatgcttcatgtcatctgcccactccgtgggaactgtcctcacgacttattaaaacatctgtactgtgtatccacctccgatttttatccattctgtcgctttctttgtgttaaaagccggtttttagagcaAGCATGACAGTAGTAAATACTATGTTCTTTTGCGtgtgcatgtgaaaatatgaatgCGTGCACAATTTATGATAtgatttatgtctgtttatggtctaatttatgtctgtttatggtctaatttatgactgtttatgtcCGGTTTTATGTCTGGATTTATGTCCAGTCAAATGGTTCTTATATTGTTGATGTTTACTCAACCTCCTCTGACCCCCCACCCTCTGACCCCCATCCTCTGAGCTTCACACCTGTGAACTGCATGTcttgtgtgtgggggggtggggtgtgATTTCAAGCTCTTCTGCAACCACCCATTCACGGTGATCttgggggagtgtgtgtgtgtgtttaatttgtatttcttagATGTTTGTCAACTTTATGGCaaacaggtgaaataatttCAGAGTGTCCAGGAACAAAATGTGGGAAGGAAATGGGtacagacaacagctgtgaTGGTGGGGAGTGTGTGgttaatttgtatttcttagATGTTTGTCAACTTTATGGCaaacaggtgaaataatttCAGAGTGTCCAGGAACAAAATGTGGGAAGGAAAAGGGTACAGACAGCAGCTGTGATGGTCTTTGAAGGCAGACAACTGGTGGAGGAAATTATCTTGTCTGGTGGTGGGAGACAGTAAGTTTTGACACGTATATAGCAGAACCTGCTAAAGGGGGACAACCTGTGTGAAACAGGAAAAAATCTCTTTCCCGTGATCGCGCCTCAGAGAAATTGCCTGCAGACACCGTCTGGTGGTGGGGAGTGGTTAACTGTGTTTGAATATAGTTGTCTGTAGGGGATAACTacctctctcctgctctgcagCCGTCTAGTAGTGCTAAATCTTTAAGTTTTGTTATACCAGCTATTCTCAGCTGTTTTCCCCcctacatttaaattcatttggaCAAGACAATTTTCATCTGAAGTACCAATGGAGTCTCTAAATGGtgagttattatttcattatccTATTTCATTATCCTATTTCTAATAAGGTGGTTTTAATGGTTCTGTTGATCTTAGGATAATGTTTTGCATActgttttaaaggttttgtttatTAGGTCACTTGGTGGGTGCTGTGTCGGATGTTGAGGAAAACCCTGATGCTGACAACCAAGGCTAGTCTTTAATATCACTCATTTATGTTAGAACttattcaatttacaatttgttttaaattgatttctTTACCTTCTTTTGTACAGTTTTCCAGGGAGAAACACGGTGCCCTGGTGACATCATTAGTGCAGAGCGAAAAAAACTTGATGATCAGATAGCTGTTTGGAAACAGAGAACTATTGGGGAGGATCAAAAAGGCCTTGATGgtaaaacagtgttttgttttatgcttAAATAGAAATTGTCAATATGTCGTCAGtttatattaattatttataaaaaaaaaaaaaaaattctgctaATATGTATAGATTGCCCTCCCcctcataaaaaaaatcaaaagtctGGATTGTACTAAAACCTCTGGCAAGAAGTCATTATTGAGCCGAAAACGTCGTGGGATTAAGAGCCGTCAAACTGATAATGATGCAACGTATGTAACAACTATTTGTTAGTAGCATGAATTAACAGTCATAGTGtgtgttattataattattaatatacttgaaataaatgttattgttgATTCTAATTTTTTCCTAACTTTATCGCGTTATCACAGGTCGGGGAACGGTGTATGGCAACCGTTAGACATTCCTCAGAAGTCGCAGTTCTTTCCCCCGAGAGAAGTGGATGAGGCAGTGCAGGCACTCGTGCAGCTAAACACAACGCCGAGGGACGAGCCCCAGTGACCCGCTGAATATGTGGTTGCCTCTTACCAAACAGGTGTTGTAGAAAATGATGCGTATGACAATGATATTTTTATTGTAAGCGCTCGGTCCAGTACATCTGATGAACATATATCAGCAGATGTATTGTCGCTACTGGCCGCTACAGTTAGCAATATACAATCATCCCCGGTTGGAAGTCCTAATAGCAGTGTGATCAGTGTGGACAACACGCCTTTGACGTGTCTACAATTTAATGATTCTCTGGATTCATCAGACGTGTCTCATAGCAATACTAATCAGGTTGGCTCGTTAGAGCATTTTGCTCCCCTACAGGAAACTGAACTGCCTGATTTAAGTAGCCATTATGGCCTCGATCTTTCCGGTCTAGGACTAGCTAAACAACATGACGCAGAGACACAGACATCAGTTAATTTGCAGGACTCTGTGGTCGGTAGagttgatcagctgatggctGTAGTAAATAGTGAATTTGCAGAATTAAAACGACACCAACTGGCTTTGGAAAAATCcgtcagtgaaaataaaaacctgttacaaaaacagaatgaaaagctAATTGAAATAGTGCAACAACTAAGAAGCTCTACTGCGCAGCATAAAGAGGATATTGCAGCTGTGAGACGATTGTTGAGGGAGCATTCCGATTGTAACGCCTCCATTTCTATTGTGCTAGACACGTTGGTGCAGAGGCTCTTGAGTTAAAATTTTACACATCTCTGTGACCCTAATTAGCAGCCATCATGCcgcctcataaaaaaaaattcagacttAAAGACGGGATATGGAGTGTTTTAGAcaccagtgatgatgaaaatgatgaatgGAACTCTGATGATGAGAGAGCTGTACCTATTGTCAGCGAAGGTGTCCATGGTAGATATATCCGGTTTGCGCAAAAAAATGATTTGCCTTATGGTGATAATGTAGCGGGCAATGTCGACACATTGTCTAGATGGGCTAGAGTTCGGACTAGACGAGTCGATGCCTTAACAAGACGTGTGACACATATTGCGTCCACCCGCCTCTGTGCTGCTCGTACTGTTGCTCATAATGCTAGTTTTACTTGTGCTAATGATGCTAATGTATTGGCTGCTTGTGGTAGCGTGTCCTGTGCTGATGAAACTACTTCTGCTAGTGTTTGTGCTAATGTGGACTGTGCTGATAAAAATGCTTCTGATAATGGTTGTGCCGGTGTTAATAACAGTGTTATTGAGATTtctgacgatgatgatgatgactctGTTAGCCTTGTTAGCGTAGGGTTCGATACATCAGTCAGTGTTGATACTGAGTCTGTTGTTCAGGCTGACAGAGTTATGTTGCAGAGGCCTGCAGACCCCCTCAGTGTTGGTGGGGCTTGTTCTATAAATCAGAtaggtggtggtggcggtgatAGAGAAGCAGAACAGGATGCAGTGGCTGAGCGTGAGTCGGGGTCTGTTTCCttctctgatgatgatgatgatgatgataatgaggTGAGACCACCGATACAAGTCCGTGACATACCGAATTTTAATGCGATGGAGTTGCGTCAGCGTCTCGATTTCAGAGACATCAGTCTCGATAACCCCGAGTTGGTACCCAGGAGAATCAGAGAAAGGTTGTCTGGTGTGATAGACCGTGCGTTAGATGGTACACACCCTGGGAGTATTTTAAATGCGGTGTTAAGAGGACTGTCCCTAGCCAATGATGTGCAGGCTATTTTAAACTCTGACAACCAATACAATACAGATTTGTTTCTGGAAGAAATTTCGCGAGTTTTACAGAGTAATGACACGTCCATGTCTGATGATGAACTAGAGTTTATTGTTACGGTGGTGCAGAATAGAAGCGGCGGAAAGcgtaaaaatattaataaaataccGTATAATAAGATATTGTCGGAGAAAACACGATTCCTATTTAATCCTGACAATAGGGGAGGCAATAATTTGTGCTTCAGCCTCTGTCTTGcacgttttgaaaaaaaaagacaagaagaggaaaaacaaaaattgctCAAACAAACAGTGGATGTAGAAACATTGGATGAACAAACATATGCAGAAAATACCCATCTGAAAATTTGGGGTGATCTCACAAGCTGTGCGTCCTTTGATAAAGTAGCCGCATTTGAGAGAGATAAATGCAAAAATCATAATATTCCATAACACAGCCGGTCGCAAACGCCTGGCGTGttacaaaacacatgatgagATTAACAAACATACCGTCTGGTTATACTTACGGGATAATcactattatttaatagaaaacCCGGCAGGATTCTTTGGCTCCGCATACGTGTGTAATTATTGTTATGAGACATATGAAGCGGTCTTGAGTCATAGCTGTAAACTCAGGTGCAATGTCTGTTTTACAAACGCTTGTCACAGACATCCAactaaaactgtaaaatgtggTGACTGTAAACGCATATGCAAATCTAATTTTTGTCACAAGCAACACAAAATGGTGGAGATAACTCATAAAACAATACCATGTGACAGACTAAGGTACTGTGAGACATGCGGCAGTGTCTACACAGTGGGAAAAGgaggtaaaacacacaaatgtcgcCCTCATAAGTGTCGTCACTGCAATGAAGAAATAATGGATGTCAAGGCCCCCCATCAGTGTTATATTCagcctctgaaaaagaaaaagccgaCAGATAAATACCTGGTATATGATTTTAAAACTCGGTATCACAATGGCAAGCACGAAGCAAATTTTTGCTGTGTAAAAGACCTTGAcggtaaaaacatgttttgtttccccGGCCTAAATTGTGTGGAAACATTTGTTGAACGCTATCGAAAACCCAAATATGATGGATACACATTCATTGCGCACAATGCGTCAGGGTTTGACAACTATATTTTGCTTGAATATatggtgaaaaataaaatcgCACCTGAACTGACCATGCGAGGTAGCAGAGTCATTTTGATGTACGACCGAGCGTACAAGCAGCGGTGGATAGATTCTTTCAGCTTTCTACCTATGCGTTTGTCAAAAATACCAGCAGCATTAGGGTTTGAGGACATGATGAAAGGttattttcctcataagttCAACACGGCGGGGAACGAGAAGTATGTGCGTCCCTATCCGGAACCATATTACTATGGTTATGATAATATGAGTGGcagtgaaaaaataacattcatGGCTTGGTATAATACTGTCTGCGGAGAAACTTTCGACTTTGAGAAAGAGATTCAGCGGTATTGTGTCAATGATGTGGATGTGTTGCTCAGAGGATGTAGTATATATCAGGATACTTTTCGGAAATGCACAGAACTTGACCCCTTCGTCTTTACCACATTGGCATCCAGTTGTATGGGCgtgtttaaaacattgtttctgAAGAAAGACACACTCGCTCTCACGCATGACAGTGCATACGTTGGCCAGTATAAGGCATATTCAGATGTGTCTATTCAATGGCTTGAATATCTGAGTCACACTCAAAAGATTGAGATAAAACATGCGGTCAACCACAGCGAACATCAGATAGGACCATACTTTGTGGATGGCTATCAACCCAATACAAAAAAGTGTTACGAGTTTGCCGGCTGTTTTTACCACGGGTGCGTGAGGTGCTATGCTCAAGCTGGTTTAAATCCTGTGACCAGAGAGACTTACGGTGTGCTTTATGGTCAGTTTATGTCAAAGGTAAACAAATTGGAGGTTAGATATGGTCATGAAGTTGAAGTGATGTGGGAGTGTGAATGGCTCCAACGTAGAAAGAATGATTTAAGCGTTCAAACGTTTCTGCAGAGTTACAGGAAACCAGAACGTCTGGACCCTCGAGAGGCTCTTTTTGGAGGCCGTACAAATGCAATGAAGCTGTATCACAAGGTGTCAGAGGGTGAGAAGGTACGATATTACGACTTCACCAGTTTGTACCCTGCTGTGAACTCACAAAAACAGTATCCGCTTGGACACCCGCAGATTATCTATAGGGATTTTGGTTCCCTTGATATGTATTTCGGCTTTGTTAAGTGTGATGTGCTCCCTCCCAGAGGGTTATTCCATCCTGTCCTGCCCTATAGGTGTCACAATAAACTAATGTTTCCATTATGTCGAACATGTGCCGAGGAGCTGAACCAGACCAGTAACTGTGCACAcagtgacaaagacagacagttgTCAGGTGTGTGGGTCTCGTTTGAGCTTCAAAAAGCGGTTGAAAAAGGATACAAGATTGTGAACACTGACGAGGTATGGCATTTTCctaacaaaacagacacattgtTTAAAGACTATGTCAAGACATTTCTCAAATGTAAGCAAGAGGCCTCTGGCTATCCAGGACATGTCAAAACGCCTGAGGATAAGGAGAGATACATTGAGGAGTATTTCAAAAAGGAGGGTATCAGGCTAGACCCAGACAAAATCTGTGTCAACAAGGCAGTGAGGAGTTGCAACAAGCTTCTTCTGAACTCGTTATGGGGCCGTTTTAGTATGAGGAATAATTTGCCAACATGTGAGTTGATAACAGAATCAGACCGCTttccacagctgatgtttggtgATCAATATGATGTGCGTCAGTTTTGTTTCATATCAGATGATGTGGCTATAGTACAGTGGTGTCATGCTGACATTAAAGCGGCCAGAACAAAAGATGTAAATATCTTTATTGGTGCCTTTACCACTGCTCATGCGCGTCTCATGCTGTATGATGTGATGGAGAAGTTAGATCGCCGTGTGTTGTATTGTGACACGGACAGCGTTGTATTTACTTCCCAGCCGGGGGAGTGGATCCCTCCCTTAGGTGAATATCTGGGTAATTTGACAGATGAGTTAAATGATGGAAATTTGTGTGACCTTCCTGAAGAAGATTATATCACCGAGTTCGTGTCGGGGGGTCCATAGTGTTATGCTTATCACACAGCTCACGGCAAAACAATGGTTAAATGCAAGGGTGTGACCCTAAACTCCAAAAATACATCTGTGGTCACCCACAAGTCTCTGGTGGGTTTGGTTCAAGCCTTTGTTGCCAATCAGAATACAGACGCACACGTGGTGACTGTTTCTGAAACcattaaaagagacaaaaaacgCTTCCTTCTCAAGAATGacacagttacaaaaaaaattcacgttGTCTACAACAAACGCAGAGTATTAAGTGATTACACTACCCTACCTTATGGCTATTAGACCAGATCAAGAATTTGATGCAAGACTACAACATCCGTTTAGTTTGGTGGTGAGCGGCCCTTCAAATTGTGGGAAgacatattttgttaaaaatgttattgaaaAAGCATCGTCAATTATTACacataatattgacaatatcGTGTACATATACTCTTGTTGGCAACCTTTATATAATCAGCTACTTCAGATAAGAGAAATTAATTTTGTGAATGGTCTACCCGAATCtctgtgtgatgatgtgttgttaCCTCCAGAGAAAAACAATTTGCTCATTATAGATGATTTGATGAATGACGCCAGCAACAATTTAGAAgtgcaaaatgtttttacaaaatacgtTCATCATAGGAACTTGAGTTGTATATATTTAGTCCAAAATTTGTTTATTCAAGGCAAGGCTAGCCGGACTATTAGTTTGAACACCAATtaccttgttttgtttaaaaacccCAGAGATAAATACCAGATAACTTTAATAGGCAGACAAATGTTTCCTGGTAACTCTAAATTTTTTTTGGAGGCTTTTAATGATGCCACCAGTACAACATATGGTTATCTTCTTATTGATTATAAAGCCAAGACACCTGATTATTTAAGACTTAGAACAGTTTTGCTGTCTGACCGTCCGGTTGTATACATCTCTAAAAAGCAGAAGGGGTAACCATGTCGTCACGCATGCAGAGGAATTTGGCCCTGTTGGAACTGTTATATAAATCAACGCCGAGTATGCGCAGGGTCATAGTGGGGAAAGCTAGCTCGAACTTTATCAATGCTCTGTGTGAAATAGCTCTCAATGTGCTGAGTGGTAACATCCCTTTGACTGATAAACAgtacaaacagctgaaaaaaaggaaagccgTCATCAGATTAGTAGCCGACAAAAAagtcagacttttaaaaaagaaaaagagtatCAATCAGTCTGGAGCCTTTTTGTTGCCTCTACTAGGAGCAGCCATACCATTTATAGTCGGTCTTTTTAACAGAGGGTGATATGGAGCATACGCAGAAAATGTTCCTGGTGCCGCAGCATCAGTTGGATGCCTTAAAACAACCGCAACAGTACGAGCAGAACAGATCCATAAGACAAACGGCGCAAAATGAATTGGATAAAGCCATGACTGATGTCCTAAACCTGCCAGACACTGATGTatatgaaaaggccaaaaaatatgcAGGTATTCTACAGAGATACCTAGTGATGACAAAACAGAATGAGcttgaaaaaaaccttttgactCTATCCATACCGAACACTTCAGACCTTGTGGCACCTATCGATGACCAAGATAAAAAAGATTTAATTGCTGAAGAGGTACTAAAACACATGCCtaaaagaagcaggaaaaatgctGAACACATTTTGGAAGCTGCAGCCCGGGCAAAAAATGTGATCTCGTGGACAGATCAGGGTGAGATTGTCATTGACAACCGTCCTGTCCGAGGTTCGCATTTATATGATCTGATAAAAAGTGTCACTGCCACGCATAATGTTTTAGACGATTCAAGACCTGTAGGTTGGAacgcttttttaaaaaccatgGCCCGTTTAAATATTCCTTTATCTGCCATCCCAAACACCCTGGTACGACGGGCTATTACTGAGTATAAAGTGATCGGTGACACGTTTGATAATGAGAGTTTTATGAGTCGTGACGCTAGTCATAAGAGAAAAAGGCTAAGTCTTGGTAGAACACACAGATCCAGCACACCTCTTAGGACCCCTAGGTGG contains:
- the LOC115581654 gene encoding uncharacterized protein LOC115581654, which translates into the protein MPPHKKKFRLKDGIWSVLDTSDDENDEWNSDDERAVPIVSEGVHGRYIRFAQKNDLPYGDNVAGNVDTLSRWARVRTRRVDALTRRVTHIASTRLCAARTVAHNASFTCANDANVLAACGSVSCADETTSASVCANVDCADKNASDNGCAGVNNSVIEISDDDDDDSVSLVSVGFDTSVSVDTESVVQADRVMLQRPADPLSVGGACSINQIGGGGGDREAEQDAVAERESGSVSFSDDDDDDDNEVRPPIQVRDIPNFNAMELRQRLDFRDISLDNPELVPRRIRERLSGVIDRALDGTHPGSILNAVLRGLSLANDVQAILNSDNQYNTDLFLEEISRVLQSNDTSMSDDELEFIVTVVQNRSGGKRKNINKIPYNKILSEKTRFLFNPDNRGGNNLCFSLCLARFEKKRQEEEKQKLLKQTVDVETLDEQTYAENTHLKIWGDLTSCASFDKVAAFERDKCKNHNIP